A genomic window from Fibrobacterota bacterium includes:
- a CDS encoding flagellar biosynthetic protein FliO codes for MIALLMAFGLCATSPQKTDSVLTDSVPRASPVLVPPSSPSDDSIARERLKVAQEAWDRGGTDRPPGNGSPISGSTLGSLFLQLFTSLALLGVIAFSGILLYRKARGKKANGSRGSLVDILETTPLSGGRQISLVRIHDRVVAVAFTASSAAAVAEFTGDSAAEIIAETGIGKNSVTEFASTLDTLMNRFRQNSNAARRQE; via the coding sequence ATGATCGCTCTGCTGATGGCCTTCGGGCTGTGCGCCACCTCCCCGCAGAAGACGGATTCCGTCCTAACGGATTCCGTCCCGAGGGCCTCGCCCGTGCTGGTCCCGCCATCCAGCCCCTCCGACGACTCCATCGCGCGTGAGCGTCTGAAGGTCGCCCAGGAAGCCTGGGACCGGGGCGGCACCGATCGTCCTCCCGGCAACGGCTCACCCATTTCCGGATCCACGCTGGGGTCGCTGTTTTTGCAGCTGTTCACGAGTCTCGCCCTCCTTGGGGTGATCGCCTTCTCCGGCATTCTGCTCTACCGCAAGGCCCGCGGCAAGAAAGCCAACGGATCCCGAGGCTCCCTGGTGGACATCCTGGAAACCACCCCTCTGTCCGGAGGTCGGCAGATCTCGCTGGTCCGCATCCACGATCGCGTGGTGGCGGTGGCCTTCACGGCGTCCAGTGCCGCCGCCGTCGCCGAATTCACCGGGGATTCCGCCGCCGAGATCATCGCGGAAACCGGCATCGGCAAGAATTCCGTGACCGAATTCGCCTCCACGCTGGACACATTGATGAACAGATTCCGTCAAAACTCCAACGCAGCCCGGAGACAGGAATGA
- the fliQ gene encoding flagellar biosynthesis protein FliQ produces MSEGDIIALVRETLWVSLALCAPVLVVTLVVGLILSILQTATSISEATLTFLPKLIAGGLAAVFAFPWMLHLFRDYFTHMISLFRSIHA; encoded by the coding sequence ATGAGCGAAGGTGACATCATCGCGCTGGTCCGGGAAACCCTCTGGGTGAGTCTCGCCCTGTGCGCTCCCGTGCTGGTGGTCACCTTGGTGGTCGGTCTGATCCTCTCCATCCTGCAAACGGCCACTTCCATCTCGGAAGCCACCCTGACCTTCCTTCCCAAGCTCATCGCAGGCGGACTCGCCGCCGTGTTCGCCTTCCCGTGGATGCTCCATCTGTTCCGCGACTACTTCACGCACATGATTTCCCTCTTCCGTTCGATCCACGCATGA
- a CDS encoding flagellar biosynthetic protein FliR, with amino-acid sequence MNTPVDILQEITGIASGQAQLAGLALVRVVGMVGLMPVLGSTSIPRTARVGLALGLTVCIFPTLAPHTAALPGDLFGYAGLALRELVVGLLAGWAFSMVFQVTEIAGAMIDLQAGFSMVELFDPTTGESTHLFGQFLGICATVSFMAGGGFSHLVGALADSFRTIPLVEVHLNAATTVPIAISITGNALYLGLQMAGPVLMALLMLSIVMAIVSRIMPGMNTWILAMPLQVVVACLVTAVSLPTIMGAFHGWEDQVVRSASKMLQGG; translated from the coding sequence ATGAACACCCCTGTGGACATCCTGCAGGAAATCACCGGAATCGCCTCCGGACAGGCGCAATTGGCCGGATTGGCCCTGGTGCGCGTGGTGGGGATGGTGGGCCTGATGCCCGTCCTGGGAAGCACGTCCATTCCTCGCACGGCACGCGTCGGACTGGCCCTGGGCCTCACCGTTTGCATCTTCCCCACCCTGGCTCCCCATACCGCTGCTCTGCCGGGCGATCTGTTCGGGTACGCGGGCCTGGCGCTGCGCGAACTCGTGGTGGGTCTTCTGGCGGGCTGGGCGTTCTCGATGGTGTTCCAGGTCACGGAAATCGCGGGCGCCATGATCGATCTCCAGGCCGGTTTTTCCATGGTCGAACTGTTCGACCCCACCACCGGCGAATCCACCCACCTCTTTGGACAATTTCTGGGCATCTGCGCCACGGTTTCCTTCATGGCCGGCGGCGGATTCTCCCATCTGGTGGGAGCTCTGGCGGATTCCTTCCGCACCATTCCTCTCGTCGAGGTGCACTTGAACGCGGCCACCACCGTGCCCATCGCCATTTCCATCACGGGAAACGCCCTCTACCTGGGCCTGCAGATGGCCGGCCCCGTCCTCATGGCGCTTCTGATGCTCTCCATCGTGATGGCCATCGTTTCGCGGATCATGCCCGGGATGAACACATGGATCCTGGCCATGCCCTTGCAGGTGGTCGTGGCCTGCCTGGTCACGGCCGTATCGCTTCCCACCATCATGGGTGCGTTCCACGGATGGGAAGACCAAGTCGTGCGCTCCGCATCCAAGATGCTCCAGGGAGGGTGA
- the fliP gene encoding flagellar type III secretion system pore protein FliP (The bacterial flagellar biogenesis protein FliP forms a type III secretion system (T3SS)-type pore required for flagellar assembly.), translated as MSLGTRRILPAAILAVTAFASQAGAQMLPKVSIGIDQAKSPQEAAVTLQLVFLMTILALAPSIVVLMTPFTRIVVVMGFLKRALGAQTVPPNQVIVGISLLLTWFVMQPQINQINETAYQPFMEQRIGHKEALDNAMKPMRAFMLRQCGENELAIMVKVSKTPRPATVDDIPNAVLIPSFAMSEMKTAFMIGFLIYLPFLVIDMVVASILMSLGMMMLPPVMVSLPLKLILFVLVDGWTLVTQGLVTSFR; from the coding sequence ATGAGCCTAGGCACGAGACGCATCCTACCTGCGGCGATCCTTGCCGTGACGGCCTTCGCGAGCCAGGCAGGCGCCCAGATGCTTCCCAAGGTGAGCATCGGGATCGACCAGGCCAAGAGCCCGCAGGAAGCCGCGGTGACCTTGCAGTTGGTCTTCCTGATGACCATCCTGGCCCTCGCGCCGTCCATCGTGGTCCTGATGACGCCGTTCACGCGGATCGTGGTGGTCATGGGATTCCTCAAGCGCGCCCTGGGCGCCCAGACCGTCCCTCCCAACCAGGTGATCGTGGGGATCTCGCTTCTGCTGACCTGGTTTGTGATGCAACCGCAGATCAACCAGATCAACGAGACCGCCTACCAGCCGTTCATGGAACAGCGAATCGGGCACAAGGAGGCGCTGGACAACGCCATGAAGCCCATGAGGGCGTTCATGCTTCGCCAATGCGGGGAGAACGAACTGGCCATCATGGTGAAGGTTTCCAAGACTCCCCGTCCCGCCACCGTCGACGACATTCCCAACGCGGTCCTGATCCCCTCCTTCGCCATGTCGGAAATGAAGACCGCTTTCATGATCGGTTTCTTGATCTATCTGCCGTTTTTGGTGATCGACATGGTGGTGGCCTCCATCCTGATGAGCCTGGGCATGATGATGCTCCCCCCCGTGATGGTCAGTCTTCCCCTCAAGCTCATCCTGTTTGTCCTGGTGGACGGCTGGACCCTGGTCACGCAGGGTCTGGTGACCAGTTTCCGGTAG
- the fliN gene encoding flagellar motor switch protein FliN, whose product MSTDLYSHADDLAAVFCSSARQTFRAALGRACGLQVGNRLPGSAAPTPLSVRFLLTEGGKGEIGLLMHPEAASILADLMMMGDGNAPWSDEHQDALQELGNQLAGAFSTSQTERWHKRLVYRATIEEGAPGAGSACYPVELDVQGFPLHQVTLTVSHDLMQTLSDLDDIRSSQSEFPSMDEFQEGLSPHEPSESMSLPPLPSSSRPATSASSASGGTAWIDSRDPAVQRLLDVPIEVTIELGQTELSIRRILEIGPGSIIELDRMAGEPVDLVVNDKIIARGEVVVIEENFGIRITHLVTPEERARPIR is encoded by the coding sequence ATGTCGACTGACTTGTATTCCCACGCCGACGATCTCGCGGCGGTCTTCTGTTCTTCGGCCCGCCAGACGTTTCGCGCCGCGCTCGGACGCGCCTGCGGATTGCAGGTCGGTAACCGTCTTCCCGGATCCGCAGCCCCCACTCCCCTTTCCGTGCGATTTTTGCTTACCGAAGGGGGAAAGGGGGAAATCGGCCTTCTGATGCACCCGGAAGCGGCTTCCATCCTGGCCGACCTCATGATGATGGGCGACGGCAACGCCCCTTGGAGCGACGAGCACCAGGACGCCTTGCAGGAACTGGGAAACCAGCTGGCCGGTGCGTTTTCCACCAGCCAGACCGAACGCTGGCACAAGCGCCTTGTGTACCGGGCCACCATCGAGGAAGGCGCACCGGGAGCGGGATCCGCCTGCTACCCCGTGGAACTGGACGTCCAGGGCTTTCCCCTCCACCAGGTCACGCTCACCGTTTCGCACGATCTGATGCAGACCTTGTCGGACCTCGACGACATCCGGTCGTCGCAATCGGAATTCCCCAGCATGGATGAGTTCCAGGAAGGATTGAGTCCGCACGAGCCTTCCGAATCGATGTCGCTGCCACCGCTGCCCTCCTCCAGCCGCCCGGCCACCTCGGCTTCCAGCGCTTCCGGAGGCACGGCCTGGATCGATTCGCGCGATCCGGCGGTCCAACGACTGTTGGACGTCCCCATCGAGGTCACCATCGAGCTGGGCCAGACCGAGCTTTCCATCCGCCGCATCCTGGAAATCGGGCCGGGCAGCATCATCGAGCTGGACCGCATGGCGGGCGAGCCGGTGGACCTGGTGGTCAACGACAAGATCATCGCGCGCGGCGAAGTGGTGGTGATCGAGGAAAATTTCGGGATCCGCATCACCCACCTGGTGACGCCGGAAGAACGCGCGAGGCCGATCCGATGA
- the flhB gene encoding flagellar type III secretion system protein FlhB, producing the protein MSAEDEGKTEEPTGKRLNEAKSKGSLPRVQDLQQAATLFAGTMAIYLSGGQIMSALEHLLRECFMAISTFRPSDDSIDGFGMPAMLFVTKLILPVAIPVAIVTAAISIMNAGLNINLGILVPDFSKSFKFDLSRMWNKQTWVEMAKATVRMLVVGIVGFHVVWRHREEFLAMAGMAFPVQAMLLTSVAFEASIKMSLILVVLGIADWIYQKYTWKDDLKMSKQEVKDEARQSEGDPMVKGKIRNLRREMHRRFMMHEVPKATVVVTNPTHYAVALRYQPGVDRAPTVVAKGADLVAKRIRELATEAGVPLMESPPLARALYAQTEPGDEIPSELYAAVAEIMAVVLHPDRARALRPPVASLGAMLCAFVLMQSCWPLGDVDEEPTITLSAPDPSGEYRGGDVTLRADLRRCGTDSARFSWGLGRSTLVSRGVVRDGDGNIVVDTVVVRWDTLPSPKDTTGKSTPMDTIRYYMDNRERATWTAIVRNVLPHVDSLLVGPSLDSTSTRSLLPRGDTFVVAVHPGENALLRFRSHDPDKNWTPRWDRGVPADLGAAGQLSWRSGVPGDSVLLWKAPSDSLVDSTVTLQLSDGLGGGKTPWRIRLCTYREKGSVWTGTRTSLTKIAMTRGGVPTVVQRLRGFSEIVSLDLDPVREGGTLLAVDRGAGKVRKWTSTGIERTSPTAVARPRSVACDVDGSFCWLGAADSTGNTGLLQKIDGATGTFAALPGAIHSIAVDQGAWRRAWFVSADSGFLGRTTGGRLDTLVRAVLRRPVSVSWDESSSLLWVADLALSSVIAFDTNAHEVRRISGLHRPVSVSAAGGKVWIADLGNAAGASSGEVIRANSSSGAVETRLANLGAPRAVVSDPGDPLRAWVTDTENGRLLLVSGATIVVSTNGLGLDRPDVLAVHRGAP; encoded by the coding sequence ATGTCCGCAGAAGACGAAGGCAAAACGGAAGAACCCACGGGCAAACGGCTGAACGAGGCGAAGTCGAAGGGATCCTTGCCCCGCGTGCAGGACCTCCAGCAGGCGGCGACGCTGTTTGCCGGCACCATGGCGATCTATCTCTCCGGAGGTCAGATCATGTCCGCCTTGGAGCATCTTCTGCGCGAGTGTTTCATGGCGATCTCCACCTTCAGGCCTTCCGACGATTCCATCGATGGGTTCGGGATGCCCGCCATGCTGTTTGTCACCAAGCTGATCCTGCCGGTGGCGATTCCCGTCGCGATCGTCACCGCCGCCATTTCCATCATGAACGCCGGCTTGAACATCAATCTCGGCATCCTCGTTCCCGATTTCAGCAAGTCGTTCAAGTTCGATCTCTCCAGGATGTGGAACAAGCAGACCTGGGTGGAAATGGCCAAGGCCACGGTGCGCATGCTGGTGGTCGGGATCGTGGGATTCCACGTCGTGTGGCGCCACCGCGAGGAATTTCTGGCCATGGCGGGGATGGCGTTTCCCGTCCAGGCCATGTTGCTGACTTCGGTGGCCTTCGAGGCCTCCATCAAGATGTCCTTGATCCTGGTGGTGCTGGGGATCGCGGATTGGATCTACCAGAAATACACCTGGAAGGACGATCTCAAGATGTCCAAACAGGAAGTGAAGGACGAGGCCCGCCAGTCCGAAGGCGATCCGATGGTGAAGGGAAAGATCCGCAACCTCCGCCGCGAGATGCACCGTCGGTTCATGATGCACGAAGTTCCCAAGGCCACGGTGGTGGTGACCAACCCCACGCACTACGCGGTGGCCTTGCGGTACCAACCCGGCGTGGACCGGGCCCCCACGGTGGTGGCCAAGGGCGCTGACCTGGTGGCCAAGCGCATCCGCGAACTGGCCACCGAAGCCGGAGTGCCCCTGATGGAAAGTCCGCCTCTGGCCCGCGCCTTGTACGCCCAGACAGAACCTGGCGACGAGATCCCTTCCGAACTGTACGCGGCGGTGGCGGAAATCATGGCGGTGGTGCTGCACCCCGACCGCGCCCGCGCCTTGCGTCCGCCGGTGGCGAGCTTGGGCGCCATGCTGTGCGCATTCGTCCTGATGCAGTCCTGCTGGCCGTTGGGAGATGTGGACGAAGAACCCACCATCACCCTTTCCGCCCCCGATCCTTCCGGCGAATACCGCGGTGGCGACGTGACCCTGCGGGCCGATCTTCGTCGCTGCGGCACCGACTCCGCCCGGTTTTCCTGGGGGCTGGGGCGCTCCACCCTCGTCAGCCGCGGCGTGGTGCGCGACGGCGACGGGAACATCGTGGTGGACACCGTGGTGGTGCGCTGGGACACGCTTCCCTCGCCCAAGGACACCACCGGAAAGTCCACACCCATGGACACCATCCGCTACTACATGGACAACCGCGAACGCGCGACGTGGACAGCCATTGTCAGAAACGTCCTGCCACACGTGGATTCCCTCCTGGTGGGTCCCTCCCTGGATTCCACCTCCACCCGATCCCTCCTGCCGCGCGGGGACACCTTCGTGGTGGCCGTGCATCCAGGCGAGAACGCCTTGTTGCGGTTCCGCTCCCACGATCCTGACAAAAATTGGACACCGCGTTGGGATCGCGGCGTTCCGGCCGACCTCGGGGCGGCGGGACAGCTCTCGTGGCGGTCGGGCGTTCCGGGAGATTCCGTCCTGCTGTGGAAGGCCCCCAGCGATTCCTTGGTGGACTCCACAGTCACCCTCCAGCTTTCCGACGGACTGGGTGGTGGCAAGACCCCGTGGCGCATCCGCCTTTGCACCTACCGCGAAAAGGGCTCGGTGTGGACCGGCACGCGCACGAGCCTGACCAAGATCGCCATGACCCGTGGCGGAGTGCCCACCGTGGTGCAGCGCCTGCGCGGATTTTCGGAAATCGTCTCCCTGGACTTGGACCCGGTCCGCGAAGGTGGAACGCTCCTGGCGGTGGATCGTGGCGCGGGCAAGGTCCGCAAATGGACTTCCACCGGCATCGAACGGACCTCGCCCACGGCGGTCGCAAGACCTCGGTCGGTGGCCTGCGACGTGGATGGCTCCTTCTGCTGGCTGGGGGCCGCCGATTCCACCGGCAACACGGGTCTGCTTCAAAAAATCGACGGCGCCACCGGGACCTTCGCGGCGCTTCCCGGAGCCATCCACTCCATCGCAGTGGACCAGGGCGCGTGGCGTCGGGCCTGGTTCGTCTCGGCGGATTCTGGCTTTTTGGGGCGCACCACCGGAGGCAGGCTGGATACGCTCGTGCGCGCTGTGTTGCGTCGACCGGTCTCGGTGTCGTGGGACGAATCCTCGTCGCTTCTTTGGGTGGCGGATCTGGCCTTGTCCAGCGTGATCGCCTTCGACACCAACGCCCACGAAGTGCGTCGCATTTCGGGACTGCACCGCCCCGTCAGTGTTTCCGCCGCCGGGGGCAAGGTCTGGATCGCCGATCTCGGCAATGCCGCTGGAGCCAGCTCCGGCGAGGTGATCCGCGCCAACTCCAGCTCCGGGGCCGTGGAAACCCGCCTGGCCAACCTCGGGGCTCCGCGCGCGGTGGTGTCCGATCCTGGCGACCCCTTGCGGGCGTGGGTGACGGACACGGAAAACGGCCGTTTGCTTTTGGTGTCCGGCGCCACCATCGTGGTATCCACAAACGGCCTGGGACTGGATCGACCGGACGTGTTGGCCGTCCATCGAGGCGCACCATGA
- the fliM gene encoding flagellar motor switch protein FliM, with product MGDILSQEEIDALLASVGAGTPSSAPSPAPVAVEKYQDKAPRVERNPRNEERKVSLYDFRRPDRVSKDQMRVLQNLHEGFSRALSTTLTSYLRTLIEVELVSVDQLTYNEFVMSVTNPSCIYIFQMEPLTGNAILEINPSLVFFMIDRLFGGPGKAMQYNRELTDIERSVMNKIVERLLLDLKEAWEYLGIFHPKIESYENNPQFVQIAPASETVILISFELRSRHTSGLMSMCMPYMFLEPVMGNLSAENWISSNRGATADTRKVVERELSGTPVELRALLGKTSLSMRQILGLQTGDTLVLEKSHSSEMVLAAGGKARFLCRPGQIHGRKCVQVTSLIDREVGDVD from the coding sequence GTGGGTGATATTCTCTCCCAGGAAGAAATCGACGCGCTGCTGGCTTCCGTTGGCGCCGGCACGCCGTCCAGCGCACCGTCCCCCGCGCCGGTGGCGGTGGAAAAGTACCAGGACAAAGCGCCGCGTGTGGAGCGCAACCCGCGCAACGAAGAGCGCAAGGTCAGTCTTTACGACTTCCGTCGGCCCGATCGCGTCTCCAAGGACCAGATGCGGGTCTTGCAGAATCTGCACGAAGGGTTCTCGCGGGCGCTTTCCACCACCCTGACATCCTATCTGCGCACGCTCATCGAAGTCGAACTGGTCTCGGTGGACCAGCTCACCTACAACGAATTCGTGATGAGCGTGACCAACCCCAGCTGCATCTACATCTTCCAGATGGAGCCGCTCACCGGCAACGCGATCTTGGAGATCAACCCCTCGCTGGTGTTCTTCATGATCGATCGGCTCTTCGGCGGCCCGGGCAAGGCCATGCAGTACAACCGGGAACTGACCGACATCGAACGCTCCGTGATGAACAAGATCGTGGAACGACTCTTGTTGGACCTCAAGGAAGCTTGGGAATACCTGGGGATCTTCCATCCGAAGATCGAGAGCTACGAGAACAATCCCCAGTTCGTCCAGATCGCTCCGGCCTCGGAAACGGTCATCCTGATCTCCTTTGAGCTGCGCAGCCGCCACACCTCCGGCCTGATGAGCATGTGCATGCCGTACATGTTCCTGGAACCCGTGATGGGAAACCTCTCCGCGGAAAACTGGATTTCTTCCAACCGCGGCGCCACCGCCGACACCCGCAAGGTGGTGGAACGCGAACTGTCCGGCACCCCGGTGGAACTGCGTGCCTTGCTGGGCAAGACCTCGCTCTCCATGCGACAAATTCTGGGACTCCAGACAGGGGACACGTTGGTGCTGGAAAAATCCCATTCCTCCGAAATGGTCCTGGCCGCAGGTGGCAAGGCCCGATTCCTGTGTCGCCCCGGCCAGATCCACGGCCGCAAGTGCGTCCAGGTCACTTCCCTGATCGACCGGGAGGTCGGCGATGTCGACTGA
- a CDS encoding flagellar hook-basal body complex protein has translation MMRSLYSGISGIKSLQSNMDVIGNNISNVSTVGYKSGRMTFQDALSQTLGGATRPGGRGVGMGGTNPLQVGLGTGVASVDSNFGQGNLQKTGLTTDLAIQGSAFFVVGNGDDLFYTRNGSFTLDASGHLVMPKSGMILQGFNADDNGDIPVTAAQDDILIPYNTQAPARATEEINFARNLDADSMAKGSISHSARFLSRATGTVPLTSLSDKSGNNLMIQDTDQLVMSARTPAGANVTSTLVVTPTTTLDDLRVAMQSFLSTTAGAPGTTVDIVPGTSQMRINAGGNISQFRVSSPRPTSDSRVANAFSFPSNIAGGSTSSTNSLLRPAVATDLVRDIYDQNGKSLGVDPFTGNAAGLENGDNIRISGAVGGVPRATTNVQYLANSTTMGDLLNAVQNQLGLPATDGTALTNPTVSLNASGSTNNMPEGAIVIRGLPGADFAISDVSIRGADTNNLSPSPSSFNSNMGMNEFQDARSAGEVSTSITGYDQKGFPHNIAVTFTKSVTPDEWYWRAAVAGTEVIQGGGSGRINFGTDGTVSNFSFDDSSGNLTIDPRNGSDLMQITLNPGGPGKFAGLTQFNAANTASAVSQDGHTMGALRNISIGNDGVITGQFSNGVTRSLAQVVVADFTNAQGLSHESDSVYAQSANSGDPVFGRPGGQSTSTIESGTLEMSNVDLASQFTDMITTQRGYQANARIITTSDSMMQELVGLVR, from the coding sequence ATGATGCGCTCCCTTTATTCCGGCATTTCGGGCATCAAGAGCCTGCAGTCGAACATGGACGTGATCGGCAACAACATCTCCAACGTCAGCACGGTGGGATACAAGTCCGGCCGCATGACCTTCCAGGACGCCCTCTCCCAGACCTTGGGCGGCGCGACCCGCCCGGGCGGCCGTGGAGTGGGGATGGGTGGCACCAACCCCCTGCAGGTGGGTCTGGGAACCGGCGTGGCCAGCGTGGACTCCAACTTCGGGCAGGGCAACCTGCAGAAGACGGGACTTACGACGGATCTTGCCATCCAGGGTTCGGCGTTCTTCGTGGTGGGCAACGGCGACGACCTCTTCTACACCAGAAACGGCTCGTTCACGCTGGACGCATCGGGCCATCTGGTGATGCCCAAGAGCGGCATGATCCTGCAAGGATTCAATGCCGACGACAACGGGGACATTCCCGTGACCGCCGCCCAGGACGACATCCTGATCCCGTACAACACCCAGGCGCCCGCCCGGGCCACGGAGGAGATCAATTTCGCCCGCAACCTGGATGCGGATTCCATGGCCAAGGGGAGCATCTCGCACAGTGCACGGTTTTTGTCGCGCGCCACCGGCACGGTGCCGCTGACCAGCCTATCCGACAAATCAGGCAACAATCTGATGATCCAGGACACGGACCAATTGGTGATGTCGGCGCGCACTCCCGCCGGTGCGAACGTGACTTCCACCCTCGTGGTGACTCCCACCACCACCTTGGATGATCTCCGCGTGGCGATGCAGTCGTTTCTGTCCACCACGGCAGGTGCCCCGGGCACCACGGTGGACATTGTTCCGGGCACAAGCCAGATGCGGATCAACGCGGGTGGCAACATCTCGCAATTTCGCGTCTCCAGCCCCCGTCCCACCTCGGATTCGCGCGTGGCCAACGCATTTTCCTTCCCCTCCAACATCGCCGGCGGCAGCACCTCATCGACCAACAGCCTCCTGCGCCCTGCCGTGGCGACCGATCTCGTGCGCGACATCTACGACCAAAACGGCAAATCCCTGGGTGTGGATCCGTTCACCGGCAACGCCGCTGGCCTGGAAAACGGTGACAACATCCGGATTTCGGGCGCTGTGGGCGGGGTTCCGCGCGCCACCACCAACGTCCAATACCTCGCCAATTCCACCACCATGGGTGATCTGTTGAATGCGGTGCAAAACCAGCTTGGCCTGCCCGCCACCGACGGCACCGCGCTGACCAACCCCACCGTGTCGCTCAACGCCTCCGGCTCGACCAACAACATGCCCGAAGGCGCCATCGTGATCCGCGGCCTTCCGGGAGCGGATTTCGCCATCAGCGACGTTTCGATCCGCGGCGCCGACACCAACAATCTCTCGCCCAGCCCCAGCTCCTTCAACTCCAACATGGGCATGAACGAATTCCAGGACGCCCGCAGCGCCGGCGAGGTCAGCACATCCATCACGGGCTACGACCAAAAGGGCTTCCCCCACAACATCGCCGTGACCTTCACCAAGTCGGTGACGCCGGACGAATGGTATTGGCGGGCAGCTGTGGCTGGCACCGAGGTGATCCAAGGTGGCGGCAGCGGCCGGATCAATTTCGGCACCGATGGCACGGTCTCCAACTTCTCCTTCGATGATTCCTCCGGCAACCTGACCATCGATCCCCGCAATGGTTCAGACCTCATGCAAATCACGCTCAATCCGGGTGGTCCCGGCAAGTTCGCGGGTCTCACCCAGTTCAACGCGGCCAACACCGCCTCCGCCGTGAGCCAGGACGGCCACACCATGGGGGCACTCCGCAACATCTCCATCGGAAACGACGGCGTGATCACCGGACAATTTTCCAACGGCGTGACCCGATCCTTGGCCCAGGTGGTGGTGGCCGACTTCACCAACGCCCAAGGTTTGTCGCACGAATCGGATTCCGTCTACGCCCAATCGGCCAACTCGGGCGATCCCGTCTTTGGACGTCCTGGCGGCCAAAGCACCAGCACCATCGAGTCGGGAACCCTGGAAATGTCCAACGTGGATCTGGCCAGCCAGTTCACCGACATGATCACCACCCAGCGCGGCTACCAGGCCAATGCACGCATCATCACCACCTCCGACAGCATGATGCAGGAACTTGTCGGCCTCGTGCGGTAA
- a CDS encoding flagellar basal body-associated FliL family protein, which translates to MSGAPKEEKKEEAPEAAKASGGRKMVPMLVAVVVVLGLQAALAVGVVRFLGISDRAQKANSHKSTSSEGHEGEAEGEGEAEGEEGEDGESGHAKTPKKLECAEKVLSKTVTIAGTEAKRYLKAGLCLEYDAEKYKDFSKKVEPQMIRVEATVNRILSSATFPVATNPKSQDSLTQDMTKEINKLLKHEKLQIHSVLVTEWLVQ; encoded by the coding sequence ATGTCAGGAGCACCGAAGGAAGAGAAAAAGGAAGAGGCACCGGAGGCCGCGAAGGCTTCCGGTGGACGCAAAATGGTGCCCATGCTGGTCGCCGTCGTCGTGGTCCTCGGCCTCCAAGCGGCCTTGGCGGTCGGCGTCGTGCGATTTCTGGGCATTTCCGACCGCGCCCAGAAGGCGAACTCGCACAAGTCCACCTCCTCGGAAGGACACGAAGGAGAGGCGGAAGGCGAGGGAGAGGCAGAAGGAGAGGAAGGCGAGGACGGTGAATCCGGCCACGCCAAGACCCCAAAAAAGCTCGAATGCGCCGAGAAGGTCCTGTCCAAGACCGTCACCATCGCCGGAACCGAAGCCAAACGCTATCTCAAGGCAGGGCTTTGCCTGGAATACGACGCCGAGAAGTACAAGGATTTTTCCAAGAAGGTGGAACCCCAGATGATCCGGGTGGAAGCCACCGTCAACAGGATCCTGTCCAGCGCCACCTTTCCCGTGGCGACCAACCCCAAATCACAGGATTCGCTGACCCAGGACATGACCAAGGAGATCAACAAGCTTCTCAAACACGAGAAGCTCCAGATCCATTCGGTGCTGGTCACCGAATGGCTGGTCCAGTAG